Proteins from one Microtus pennsylvanicus isolate mMicPen1 chromosome 7, mMicPen1.hap1, whole genome shotgun sequence genomic window:
- the LOC142853825 gene encoding small ribosomal subunit protein uS13-like — MSLVIPEKFQHILRVLNTNIDGRRKIAFAITAIKGVGRRYAHVVLRKADIDLTKRAGELTEGEVECVITIMQNPRQYKIPDWFLNRQNDVEDGKYSQVLADGLDDKLREDLEKIWAHRGLRHFWGLRVRGQHTKTTGRRGRTVSVSKKK, encoded by the coding sequence ATGTCTCTCGTGATCCCTGAGAAGTTCCAGCACATCCTGCGAGTACTCAACACCAACATCGATGGGCGGCGGAAAATAGCCTTTGCCATCACTGCCATTAAGGGTGTGGGGCGGAGATACGCTCATGTGGTGTTGAGGAAGGCAGACATTGACCTCaccaagagggctggagagctcACAGAGGGCGAGGTGGAGTGTGTGATCACCATCATGCAGAATCCCCGGCAGTACAAGATCCCAGACTGGTTCTTGAACAGACAGAATGATGTGGAGGACGGGAAGTACAGCCAGGTTCTGGCCGACGGCCTGGACGACAAGCTGCGCGAGGACCTGGAGAAGATTTGGGCCCATAGAGGGCTGCGCCACTTCTGGGGCCTTCGTGTCCGAGGCCAGCACACCAAGACCACTGGCCGCCGGGGCCGCACTGTGAGTGTATCCAAGAAGAAATGA